In Paenibacillus ihbetae, the following are encoded in one genomic region:
- a CDS encoding alpha-galactosidase: protein MGVTVQEQTGLFHLQSSDMSYLIQIVDGYPVHVYWGGKLRQREKMNDLLIHTPAGAGLDRLPQEYPQYGSGDFRNPAYQVELEDGTRITELKYDGYRILKGKPHLIGLPAVYTEDESEADSLELILKDTYSGLKVVLLYTIFADRNVIVRSTLLTNEGDKKLRLRRALSASVDLTGKGDLEIMYLSGAWAREGNIRRRPLVQGETHIDSKRGMSSHQFNPFAALVSKETTEDHGEAFGFSLVYSGSFEAGAEVDSFGATRFSIGVNSFDFAWQLNPGESFQTPEAVMVYSGHGLGEMSRTYHRLYRTRLCRGKYRDEERPILVNNWEATYFNFDADKLVSIAEEGAKLGIELFVLDDGWFGKRDSDNSSLGDWFEDRRKLPGGLADVAERVNRLGLKFGLWFEPEMISPDSELYRKHPDWCLHVPGRRRTEARWQLVLDYTRQEVRDYIYDSLSAIFTSVPVSYVKWDMNRCLTEIGSAALQPEHQAETAHRYVLGLYELLERITADFPHILFESCSSGGGRFDPGMLYYMPQTWTSDNTDAVERLKIQYGTSLVYPVSAIGAHVSAVPNHQVGRITPLQFRGDVAMSGNFGYELDLTKFTDEEKETVKRQVATYKQIRGLVQQGDLYRLKSPFEGNESAWMFVSEDKEEALVYAFQVMAMPNAPLRTVRLSGLDPELEYEVESSISGEKSIYGGDRLMQLGLPLKYEQKDYQSMWFRLKAVKPGKA from the coding sequence ATGGGCGTAACGGTGCAAGAGCAAACAGGGTTGTTTCATCTACAGTCATCCGACATGAGCTATTTGATTCAGATCGTGGACGGCTATCCTGTACATGTATATTGGGGAGGCAAACTGAGGCAGCGGGAGAAGATGAACGATCTGCTGATCCATACTCCCGCGGGGGCTGGATTGGACCGGTTGCCGCAAGAATATCCGCAGTACGGCAGCGGAGACTTCCGTAATCCGGCTTACCAAGTCGAACTTGAGGATGGAACACGGATTACCGAGCTCAAGTACGACGGCTATCGGATCCTGAAGGGAAAGCCGCATTTAATTGGACTTCCGGCTGTTTATACGGAGGACGAATCCGAAGCGGATTCACTCGAGCTGATATTAAAGGACACATACTCGGGACTTAAAGTTGTCCTTCTCTATACCATCTTTGCGGATCGCAACGTGATCGTTCGTTCAACGCTGCTCACCAACGAGGGGGACAAGAAGCTTCGGCTTCGCCGTGCCCTAAGTGCAAGCGTCGATTTGACCGGCAAAGGCGATTTGGAAATCATGTATCTTTCCGGAGCCTGGGCGAGGGAGGGAAATATCAGACGAAGACCGCTAGTGCAGGGCGAAACCCACATCGATAGCAAAAGAGGCATGAGCAGCCATCAATTCAACCCATTCGCCGCGTTGGTCAGCAAGGAAACGACGGAAGATCACGGGGAGGCTTTCGGCTTCAGCCTTGTGTATAGCGGCAGTTTTGAAGCTGGAGCGGAAGTGGATTCATTCGGCGCTACGCGGTTTAGCATCGGCGTGAACTCTTTTGACTTTGCCTGGCAGCTGAATCCGGGGGAAAGCTTTCAGACGCCGGAAGCGGTGATGGTGTACTCCGGACATGGACTTGGAGAGATGTCGCGGACGTACCATCGTTTGTACCGTACCCGGCTTTGCCGAGGGAAGTATCGGGACGAAGAACGGCCGATTCTGGTCAATAACTGGGAGGCCACCTATTTTAACTTCGATGCGGACAAGTTGGTATCGATCGCAGAAGAGGGGGCCAAGTTAGGCATCGAACTGTTTGTGTTGGATGACGGTTGGTTCGGGAAACGGGATTCCGACAATTCGTCGTTGGGCGATTGGTTCGAGGACCGCCGGAAGCTGCCTGGCGGGCTCGCGGATGTTGCGGAACGCGTCAATCGGCTTGGCTTGAAGTTCGGGCTCTGGTTCGAGCCCGAGATGATCTCCCCGGACAGCGAACTGTATCGCAAGCATCCGGATTGGTGTCTTCACGTTCCGGGGCGGAGGCGGACCGAAGCCAGATGGCAGTTGGTGCTGGATTACACTCGCCAGGAAGTGCGCGACTACATCTACGATTCGCTGTCTGCGATATTCACCAGCGTGCCGGTCTCTTACGTAAAATGGGACATGAACCGCTGCCTGACGGAGATCGGATCCGCCGCCCTGCAGCCGGAGCATCAGGCCGAGACCGCTCACCGCTATGTCCTTGGATTGTACGAGCTGCTCGAGCGCATCACTGCCGATTTTCCGCATATTTTGTTCGAAAGCTGCTCCAGCGGCGGCGGACGCTTCGATCCGGGCATGCTGTATTACATGCCCCAAACCTGGACAAGCGATAATACCGATGCGGTCGAACGACTGAAGATTCAATACGGCACCAGCCTTGTGTATCCCGTTAGCGCGATCGGAGCACATGTGTCGGCGGTTCCGAACCATCAGGTTGGACGAATCACGCCTCTCCAATTTCGAGGAGATGTCGCCATGTCCGGAAACTTCGGATATGAGCTGGATCTTACGAAATTCACCGATGAAGAAAAGGAGACGGTCAAACGCCAAGTCGCGACCTACAAGCAGATTCGCGGTCTGGTTCAGCAAGGCGACTTATACCGCCTGAAGAGTCCTTTTGAAGGAAATGAGTCCGCCTGGATGTTCGTTTCGGAAGATAAAGAGGAAGCCCTCGTTTACGCTTTTCAAGTGATGGCCATGCCGAACGCCCCTCTGCGGACCGTGCGCCTTAGCGGACTTGACCCGGAACTGGAATACGAAGTGGAGTCCTCGATCAGCGGGGAGAAATCGATCTATGGGGGAGACAGACTGATGCAGCTTGGCCTGCCCCTTAAATACGAACAGAAGGACTATCAAAGCATGTGGTTCAGGCTGAAGGCAGTGAAGCCTGGCAAGGCGTAA
- a CDS encoding AraC family transcriptional regulator produces MIEYLPRSKQHTELHLTQFGMEDCIPGHGFGPAIRTHYLLHYIFNGEGIFEVGGSRYRLRKGQGFLICPNVVTYYQADEVNPWSYGWFGFNGTLAESLLKQAGLTPSSPILYYDRDDRIYQYLQFMAQSSESHKARETRLTGLLYLMLSLLVESGPETPPVQKDSRAEIYVEQVKDFIEMNFSQKITIEDIAHFIGLNRSYLCSLFKRQMNVSIQDYLIRYRIDMACKMMGNAELAIGDIARSVGYNDPLLFSKIFKKIMGTSPKHYRSLTVNRG; encoded by the coding sequence GTGATTGAGTATTTGCCGAGAAGTAAACAGCACACCGAACTGCATCTCACTCAATTTGGCATGGAGGATTGTATCCCCGGCCATGGCTTCGGGCCCGCGATAAGGACACACTATTTGCTCCATTATATTTTCAATGGGGAAGGAATCTTCGAGGTAGGGGGAAGCAGGTATCGCCTCCGGAAGGGGCAGGGGTTCCTGATTTGCCCCAATGTCGTAACCTATTATCAGGCCGATGAAGTGAACCCTTGGTCATATGGGTGGTTCGGTTTTAACGGCACGCTGGCCGAATCGCTCCTTAAGCAGGCAGGGCTAACCCCTTCATCACCGATCCTCTATTATGATAGAGACGATAGGATCTATCAGTATTTGCAATTCATGGCCCAATCGAGTGAAAGCCATAAAGCCCGCGAAACCAGACTAACGGGGCTGCTCTATCTGATGCTATCCTTGTTGGTGGAATCCGGACCGGAAACGCCCCCGGTTCAGAAGGATAGCCGGGCGGAAATTTACGTTGAGCAGGTGAAGGATTTTATCGAAATGAACTTTTCCCAAAAAATCACGATCGAGGACATTGCACATTTTATAGGATTAAATCGAAGCTATTTATGCTCATTATTCAAGCGACAAATGAACGTAAGCATTCAGGATTATTTGATTCGCTACAGGATCGATATGGCATGCAAAATGATGGGAAACGCTGAGCTGGCGATCGGTGATATCGCTCGTTCTGTAGGCTATAACGACCCTCTGCTGTTTTCCAAAATATTTAAAAAGATCATGGGTACCTCCCCCAAACATTATCGGAGCCTGACCGTGAACAGAGGATGA
- the coaE gene encoding dephospho-CoA kinase (Dephospho-CoA kinase (CoaE) performs the final step in coenzyme A biosynthesis.) — translation MNIGLTGGIATGKSTVSSMLTKKGALLVDADVIAREVMLPGHPVLAEVTAHFGQHILLEDGTLNRKKLGEIIFRDPEQREALNRMTHPAIRQEIRDRTAAYERDYPDRLVVADIPLLLESREQYSFLEQIVVVYVPRELQIRRLMQRDALTEGQAAARLGSQMDIEVKKRLADIVIDNSGTPDETRQQVDKLWNRMVRV, via the coding sequence ATGAATATCGGTTTAACCGGAGGAATCGCAACAGGCAAAAGCACCGTGTCCTCCATGCTGACCAAGAAGGGGGCGCTTCTCGTCGATGCGGATGTCATCGCCCGGGAAGTCATGCTCCCGGGTCATCCGGTGCTGGCTGAGGTGACCGCTCATTTCGGACAACATATTTTGCTGGAAGACGGAACGCTCAATCGAAAAAAGCTGGGGGAGATCATCTTTCGGGACCCCGAGCAGCGGGAAGCGTTGAACCGGATGACCCACCCGGCCATTCGGCAGGAAATCCGGGACCGGACGGCCGCCTATGAACGCGACTATCCGGACCGTCTCGTCGTGGCGGATATTCCGCTGCTGCTTGAGTCGCGTGAGCAATATTCGTTTCTGGAACAAATTGTCGTCGTCTATGTTCCCAGAGAGCTGCAAATCCGGCGTCTGATGCAGCGCGATGCGCTGACCGAAGGACAAGCAGCGGCCCGTCTCGGGAGTCAGATGGATATTGAAGTCAAGAAAAGGCTTGCGGATATCGTTATCGACAATAGCGGAACGCCGGACGAGACGAGGCAGCAGGTGGACAAGCTGTGGAACAGGATGGTCCGGGTATGA
- a CDS encoding MntP/YtaF family protein yields MLSHFFSPILLAMALSLDGFGAGVTYGLRKTKIPLLSVLIISLCSGLVLGVSMQAGALLQRFLSPSAASVIGAAILILLGLWSLYQQVWGTRDRKVRAHGIDQGIAHYGSDGSRADEQSGVNREEHEGGGEALQKAVFSFEIRKLGLVIQILRSPVQADMDNSGSISSWEAMWLGIALSLDAFGAGLGAAMLGFSPLGTASVVALFSGIFLMLGMKVGLRFASKNGMRLISYLPALLLIIMGIMKL; encoded by the coding sequence GTGCTCAGTCATTTTTTCTCGCCCATACTGCTGGCCATGGCGCTAAGCTTGGACGGGTTTGGAGCAGGGGTTACATACGGTCTGCGCAAAACCAAAATTCCGCTGCTGTCCGTTCTGATTATCTCGCTGTGTTCGGGACTGGTGCTTGGCGTCTCCATGCAGGCGGGGGCGCTGCTGCAGCGGTTTTTGTCCCCGTCAGCGGCATCGGTGATCGGGGCGGCCATTCTGATTCTGCTCGGCTTATGGTCGTTATATCAACAGGTATGGGGAACCAGGGATCGCAAGGTAAGGGCGCATGGAATCGATCAAGGGATTGCACACTACGGATCAGATGGATCGCGGGCTGACGAACAGTCCGGTGTGAACCGGGAAGAACATGAAGGCGGCGGCGAAGCCCTGCAAAAGGCGGTATTCTCGTTTGAAATCCGCAAGCTTGGCCTCGTCATCCAAATTTTGCGGAGCCCTGTCCAAGCGGATATGGACAATTCCGGGAGCATCTCTTCATGGGAAGCGATGTGGCTGGGCATTGCGCTGTCGCTCGATGCATTCGGAGCGGGTCTTGGCGCGGCCATGCTCGGTTTTTCTCCGCTCGGCACGGCTTCGGTAGTCGCACTCTTTAGCGGGATATTTCTTATGCTGGGGATGAAGGTCGGACTGCGGTTTGCGTCAAAAAACGGCATGCGCCTGATCTCGTACCTTCCCGCGTTATTGTTAATCATCATGGGTATAATGAAGCTGTAA
- a CDS encoding lytic transglycosylase domain-containing protein codes for MKWLRKKRVLLLLFVSFVGVLFLSSNWMTLLYPIEYRDEIRKHADYYDVDPFLVASIIRVETNFKPGKESKKGALGIMQLMPDTANWAMEMAKLPSVTLSSVKNEVDTNIQLGTWYIQNLHQEMDGNPIAAIAAYNAGPGNVKNWIKKGMWDGTYENVKRIPVGETRHYVQRVIYYYNQYTSVYNDQF; via the coding sequence ATGAAGTGGCTTCGCAAAAAAAGAGTGCTGCTTCTGCTGTTCGTATCTTTTGTCGGGGTGCTGTTTCTGAGCTCGAATTGGATGACCTTGTTGTATCCGATCGAGTACAGGGATGAGATTCGGAAGCATGCGGACTATTATGACGTCGATCCGTTTCTCGTTGCCTCCATTATCCGTGTAGAGACGAACTTCAAGCCCGGCAAGGAATCCAAAAAGGGTGCGCTCGGGATTATGCAGCTGATGCCGGATACGGCCAACTGGGCCATGGAAATGGCCAAGCTTCCTTCAGTGACGCTGTCCAGCGTCAAGAATGAAGTGGATACGAACATTCAGCTCGGAACCTGGTATATTCAGAACCTGCATCAGGAAATGGACGGCAATCCGATTGCGGCAATCGCTGCGTACAACGCCGGCCCGGGAAACGTCAAGAACTGGATCAAAAAGGGCATGTGGGACGGCACGTACGAGAACGTAAAGCGGATTCCGGTCGGAGAGACGCGGCATTATGTACAGCGTGTCATTTATTATTATAATCAATACACGAGCGTGTATAATGATCAGTTCTAG
- the mutM gene encoding DNA-formamidopyrimidine glycosylase, which translates to MPELPEVETVKRTLNQLIKGKYIDHVTVNLPRIIQRPDDVDAFAFMLKDHTIEGVERRGKFLRILLDGLVLVSHLRMEGRYGLYRKDEPVEKHTHVIFHFSDGTELRYKDVRQFGTMHLFAPGEEFNHPPLSKLGYEPLDDTLNMDTFKEVIGSKKTKIKAVLLNQAYVVGIGNIYVDEALFRAGIHPEIPANKLGDDELSRLYHAIVATLSEAVEAGGSSIKSYVNGQGEMGMFQHSLKIYGRKDEPCYGCGGPVFKTVVGGRGTHYCPSCQPDRK; encoded by the coding sequence ATGCCGGAATTGCCGGAAGTTGAAACCGTCAAACGAACCCTTAATCAATTGATTAAAGGCAAATATATAGATCATGTGACCGTAAATCTGCCGCGAATCATTCAGCGGCCTGACGATGTGGATGCTTTTGCATTTATGCTGAAAGACCATACCATTGAAGGTGTCGAGCGCAGGGGAAAGTTTCTGCGCATCTTGCTGGACGGGCTTGTGCTTGTCTCGCACCTTCGGATGGAAGGCCGCTACGGGCTCTACCGGAAGGATGAGCCCGTAGAGAAGCATACCCACGTCATTTTTCATTTTTCGGACGGTACGGAACTGAGATACAAGGATGTGCGCCAATTTGGAACGATGCATCTGTTTGCGCCGGGCGAGGAGTTTAACCATCCGCCGTTATCGAAGCTTGGCTATGAGCCCCTGGACGATACGCTGAATATGGATACCTTCAAGGAAGTGATCGGCAGCAAGAAGACGAAAATCAAAGCAGTGCTGCTGAATCAGGCATATGTTGTCGGCATCGGAAATATATATGTCGATGAAGCCTTATTCCGAGCCGGCATTCATCCGGAGATCCCGGCCAATAAGCTCGGGGACGATGAGCTGTCCCGGCTGTACCATGCGATTGTGGCCACCCTGTCCGAGGCGGTAGAAGCGGGCGGGTCCTCCATCAAGTCCTATGTCAACGGTCAAGGCGAGATGGGCATGTTTCAGCACAGTCTCAAAATTTACGGCCGGAAGGACGAGCCCTGCTACGGCTGCGGCGGACCGGTCTTCAAGACGGTTGTCGGCGGAAGAGGCACGCATTACTGCCCTTCATGCCAGCCGGACAGGAAGTAA
- a CDS encoding alpha/beta-type small acid-soluble spore protein, with protein MPQSNNNSNNLVVPRANAALEQLKYEVAQELGISIPQDGYQGNMTSYENGSIGGYITKRLVTLAEQQLAGQFSGQ; from the coding sequence ATGCCACAAAGCAACAACAACTCCAACAACCTGGTTGTGCCTCGCGCAAACGCTGCTCTTGAGCAGTTGAAGTATGAGGTAGCTCAAGAGCTTGGTATCTCCATCCCACAAGACGGATACCAAGGTAACATGACTTCCTACGAGAACGGTTCGATCGGGGGTTACATCACGAAGCGCCTGGTAACCCTGGCCGAGCAACAATTGGCTGGTCAATTCTCCGGTCAATAA
- the nrdR gene encoding transcriptional regulator NrdR — MKCPYCGFAGTKVLDSRPANENKSIRRRRECEQCSRRFTTFEMVEETPLIVVKKDGSREEFSREKVLRGLIRACEKRPVSVDQLDMIVSDVEKALRNTAAAEVESRQIGELLMERLYPVDEVAYVRFASVYRQFKDINMFMKELKSLLSKDTDEQNL; from the coding sequence ATGAAATGCCCATATTGCGGCTTTGCCGGTACGAAGGTGCTTGACTCGCGTCCGGCCAACGAGAATAAATCCATCCGGCGCAGGAGGGAATGCGAGCAGTGCAGCCGCCGTTTTACCACGTTTGAGATGGTGGAAGAAACGCCGCTGATCGTCGTGAAGAAGGATGGCAGCCGGGAGGAATTCAGCAGGGAGAAGGTGCTGCGCGGTCTGATTCGGGCCTGCGAGAAGCGCCCTGTCTCGGTGGATCAGTTGGACATGATCGTATCGGATGTGGAGAAGGCGCTCCGGAATACGGCCGCTGCCGAGGTGGAGAGCCGTCAGATCGGGGAGCTGCTGATGGAACGGCTGTATCCTGTCGACGAGGTGGCGTATGTGAGGTTCGCTTCGGTATACCGCCAGTTTAAAGATATCAATATGTTCATGAAGGAGCTGAAAAGTCTCCTCTCCAAAGATACGGACGAACAGAACCTCTAA
- the polA gene encoding DNA polymerase I: MDKLILIDGNNIIYRAFFAMPPLTNASGQQTNAVYGFTTMLLRLIEEHKPTHMMVAFDAGKETFRHADYQDYKGGRQKTPPELSGQFPLLKELLKGLGVSQFEIGGYEADDIIGTITRQADEAGRKVMVVSGDKDMLQLASENTTIAMVRKGVTEIEYYGPEQIKERYDLTPEQIIDLKGLMGDASDNIPGVPGVGEKTALKLLHEFGSVEEVVARSGELKGKMKEKIEEHAESAILSKKLATIFREVPLEQTLDDMVFNGLNEETAGPALAKLEFKSLIERLDLRTSGGASEAESEPEAQIDVTIVDEGKLEELAGVLEQVSILHVETHGDNPHHAEVIGMALATEDRQFYIPFDVLESEAAEPIRTWLASSDIPKRGYDLHRIDLALHWQDIPFAGAAFDVHLAGYLLDPTEANQSLSGLAAKYGLSYLQADEDVFGKGAKYKVPDTDKLSEHMARKCLAAAQLIPLQEKELADNEMLPLFYDLEMPLSRILADMEKQGIAVNVEDLKELGREFEAQIDRLVQEIYEIAGTEFNLNSPKQLGEILFVKLELPVIKKTKTGYSTDAEVLEKLAPYHDIVRLILQYRTLAKLQSTYVEGLLKEISGKTGKVHTYYRQTIAATGRLSSQYPNLQNIPIRLEEGRKLRKVFVPSEPGWSILAADYSQIELRVLAHISDDERLKEAFLHDMDIHTKTAMDVFGVGVDEVDANMRRSAKAVNFGIVYGISDYGLSQNLNITRKEAAAFIDQYFEVFQGVRRYMDEIVKEAKQNGYVKTLLERRRYLPEINASNFNLRSFAERTAMNTPIQGTAADIIKLAMVHMDAALQERKLKSRMLLQVHDELVFEVPEDELEIMKELVPEVMSHALALSVPLKSEVSYGTNWYEAK, translated from the coding sequence ATGGACAAGCTGATCCTGATTGACGGTAACAATATTATTTACAGGGCGTTCTTTGCCATGCCGCCGCTGACCAATGCGAGCGGCCAGCAGACGAACGCCGTTTACGGCTTTACAACCATGCTGCTTCGCCTGATCGAAGAGCATAAACCGACACATATGATGGTGGCCTTCGATGCCGGCAAGGAAACGTTCCGGCATGCGGACTATCAGGATTACAAGGGCGGCCGCCAGAAGACGCCGCCGGAGCTGTCCGGTCAATTTCCGCTGCTGAAGGAGCTGCTTAAAGGACTGGGCGTGTCCCAATTCGAGATCGGCGGATATGAAGCCGACGATATCATCGGAACGATTACGCGCCAGGCCGATGAAGCCGGCCGCAAGGTGATGGTCGTGTCCGGGGACAAGGATATGCTGCAGCTGGCGTCCGAGAATACGACGATTGCGATGGTCCGCAAGGGCGTCACGGAAATCGAGTACTACGGACCGGAGCAGATCAAGGAGCGGTATGATCTCACCCCTGAGCAGATCATTGACCTGAAAGGGCTGATGGGCGATGCCTCGGACAACATTCCTGGCGTTCCTGGCGTCGGCGAGAAAACGGCGCTTAAGCTGCTGCATGAATTCGGTTCGGTAGAAGAGGTTGTCGCCCGGTCAGGCGAGCTGAAGGGCAAGATGAAGGAAAAGATCGAGGAGCATGCCGAGTCCGCGATTCTAAGCAAAAAGCTGGCGACGATCTTCCGCGAAGTACCGCTGGAGCAGACGTTGGACGATATGGTGTTTAACGGGCTGAACGAGGAGACGGCAGGCCCGGCGCTGGCGAAGCTGGAGTTCAAATCGTTGATTGAACGGCTTGATCTCCGCACGAGCGGAGGCGCTTCGGAGGCCGAGTCGGAGCCGGAGGCCCAGATCGACGTGACGATCGTGGATGAAGGAAAGCTTGAGGAGCTTGCAGGCGTTCTGGAACAGGTCAGCATCCTGCATGTGGAAACCCATGGCGATAACCCGCATCATGCGGAGGTGATCGGCATGGCGCTGGCCACGGAGGACCGCCAGTTCTATATTCCGTTCGACGTGCTGGAGTCGGAGGCGGCGGAGCCGATCCGGACGTGGCTGGCCAGCAGCGACATTCCAAAACGCGGGTATGATCTTCACCGGATCGACCTGGCGCTTCATTGGCAGGACATCCCGTTTGCCGGCGCGGCGTTCGACGTTCATCTGGCCGGGTATTTGCTTGATCCGACAGAGGCGAACCAGAGTCTTAGCGGATTGGCTGCGAAGTATGGCCTGTCGTACCTGCAGGCGGATGAAGATGTGTTCGGGAAAGGGGCAAAATACAAGGTACCGGACACGGACAAGCTCAGCGAGCATATGGCCCGCAAATGTCTGGCTGCTGCCCAGCTGATTCCGCTCCAGGAGAAGGAATTGGCCGATAATGAAATGCTTCCGCTCTTTTATGATCTGGAAATGCCGCTGTCCCGGATTCTGGCCGATATGGAGAAGCAGGGCATTGCCGTCAACGTGGAGGATCTGAAGGAGCTCGGGCGCGAATTCGAGGCGCAAATCGATCGGCTCGTCCAGGAAATCTACGAGATTGCAGGAACGGAATTCAATTTGAATTCTCCGAAACAGCTCGGCGAAATACTGTTCGTTAAGCTGGAGCTGCCTGTCATCAAGAAGACCAAGACCGGATATTCGACGGACGCCGAAGTGCTGGAGAAGCTGGCGCCTTATCACGATATCGTCCGGCTGATTCTCCAATACCGGACGCTTGCCAAGCTTCAATCGACGTATGTTGAAGGTCTGTTGAAGGAGATTTCCGGGAAGACGGGCAAGGTGCATACGTATTATCGTCAGACCATTGCCGCTACGGGACGGCTGAGCAGTCAATATCCGAACCTGCAGAATATTCCGATCAGGCTGGAGGAAGGACGCAAGCTGCGCAAAGTGTTTGTGCCTTCCGAGCCGGGCTGGAGCATTTTGGCCGCCGACTATTCGCAGATCGAGCTGCGCGTGCTTGCCCATATTTCGGACGACGAGCGGCTGAAGGAAGCGTTCCTGCATGATATGGACATTCATACGAAGACGGCCATGGATGTATTCGGCGTCGGCGTGGACGAGGTCGATGCCAACATGCGCCGGTCCGCCAAGGCGGTCAATTTCGGGATTGTGTACGGCATCAGCGATTACGGTCTGTCGCAGAACCTGAACATCACCCGGAAGGAAGCGGCGGCTTTCATCGACCAGTATTTCGAGGTGTTCCAGGGCGTCCGCCGCTATATGGATGAAATCGTCAAGGAAGCCAAGCAGAACGGCTACGTGAAGACGCTGCTCGAACGCAGACGGTACCTTCCCGAGATCAATGCAAGCAACTTCAACCTTCGTTCCTTTGCCGAACGGACGGCGATGAATACGCCGATTCAGGGGACGGCCGCCGATATTATCAAGCTGGCGATGGTTCATATGGATGCCGCCTTGCAGGAGCGCAAGCTGAAGAGCCGCATGCTGCTGCAGGTACACGATGAATTGGTATTCGAGGTGCCGGAGGATGAGCTTGAAATCATGAAGGAGCTTGTGCCTGAAGTGATGAGCCATGCGCTAGCGCTGTCGGTTCCGCTGAAATCGGAGGTCAGCTACGGCACGAACTGGTACGAGGCGAAGTAG